The genomic segment gtgatgagctagcttttcaccgacgggatttgtgtgtgtctgtccgtgTGGATGCCAGTACATAGCACTAAATCGTTACACATACTTTGCTTTCATGtgttttcattttctaaaaaaataggttttattgACTTTTCATATCAATAATTTCCAATAAATTTAATCTTTCATTTATATAGCTTACGTGAAATATGTTAAGACAATATATAAGAAGTAAATTTGTTATGACCAGTTATATGAAGCAGATATGGTGCACATGAGGTGGTGAAATTAATATCTCCTTTCCAGATACcatgaattaaaaatattaaCCATGTCCAAATAATTTGATACATTAATAGTCTTTTACATTCTTTTAATAGTAATACCGAAACATAATTGAACCGACATTAcagaacaaaatacaatttaaaaagtttttgtttgatCTGAGCAAATTACTCGATATTTCATAGTCTATGGAAGATGAACATAAAAATATCGTAACTAATAACTGCTATGGAAAATATCTATTCTTTAAGCTGGAACTAGTGACATCACGACAATCCGCATAACAGAGAACGGGAAAATGAAACGAATTCACGAGGCAGTGGGCGGACCGGCGGTTGGAGAAACTATGGACAGACGACTAATCGAGATTGTTGCAGATCTATTTGGAGAAAAAATCTGGAAGAAGTTTGCGAACGAGCGTTCTCGACATTACGCTAAATTTAGAGAATCAGTCGAAAATGCAAAAATAGAATTGGAGTATGATAAATTTCTCGATTTTTTTGATGACAACGTTATGCTGACAATGCCTGAGGGTGTATTATGGGAGTTGGCAAAGGAAATGGAAGAGGAGGATTTAGCTGTAGCTATTGAAAAGAGAGGCAAACGTCTGGTGAATGGAAGACTTAAATTTGCGGATGGGAATTTATGTTTCGACGTTGATTTCGTCAGAAAAATTATGTTAGAGTCAGTGGCAGAAGTGCTGAAGTATATCAAGAATGTAATAGAAAGTGAGAAAGGAGACGGACAATTAATCAATGCAGTCATACTTGTTGGAGGATTTGCCTTATCCGAATTTATTTTCAAAGCAATACAAAACTATATTGACGATGTACGAGTAATGAGGCCTTTGCATTGTAGCATGGCCGTTTTGCGTGGGGCTGTATTATTTGGGCAAAACGAGAGTCTCCTGAATGTGAGAATAGGTATTGCTTGCAATAAGCCGTTTGTGCGAGGGGATCCCAAAGAGAGGAAAGTAAAATATGACGGAAAGATTTGCGTGAAAGATCATTTCTCAAAGCAAGTCACCAGAGGGCAAGAAGTACAAGTCAATGAATGGACCGAATCTATTGAATGCCTTTATCCATTAATTGTTGACATGTTTCTTTTACTGTAATTACATTTAGGTTCACTGTCTTGTCCCTGGAAGATGAAAGAATATATCAGTAATACCCTGGTCACAcgaacgctacgagctccgtatgagtaggttttcagtcgaattttggtAAACTCGTACGACGTCCGTAAGGACATCGTTGACTCGTACGAGCGACGTACGGATTTTTTGATCTCGTAGAGGGCTCGGATTAATATGTTTCACCGAGCTCCCAAGTTAAGCCGGGAGCAGCTTGCAAGAGCCCCTACGGAAACCGCATGGACGCCGGAAGAGCTCGTACAGGCATCAGAAGGATTTGGAAAACCGCGAGTCTTGCTGATGCTCGCACAACTATCGCAGGAGACTCACACGGTCAACCTACGATGTCCGTACGGTATTAAGGACACCGTGCGGAGAACGTGCGATGTCCGTGTGAGCGCCGTACAAACCCACGAGCACCGTACGAGGTACTGCCGGGCACCTTGTGAGCTCCGCACGACCTGTCTGCGATGACCGTACGAGGACcgtaggtactgtgaccagaAGCTACGATTGTACAGAGACCGTAAAGATTCTAAAATTGGTGGACTCGTACGCTTTTTAAAACCATACTGTGACCGAGGCATTAATAAACACGCTGATGTGGAAAATATCTGACGGAAAACATTACTCGCGATTCTAAAAACTTGTGCTTTCACATGTCAGCCCGCTTAGCTCTGTAAGTCTTTAAATAAAGGGTTGATCCCCAAAGAGAAGTTTCTTCTACATGAcgatttgttaaaataaaaagtcGAAACCCATCATTTCGCCCATTGggcaacagaaatgaaaatgttgcagatttGTTATTGTGCGTGTACATGGACGGAAGCTGTAATGCATGCatctgcccacgccctctagctccgggaTGAGtagaactcgacatttacacatgttacaagatCAACTTTACAATTTTGAGACATTCATAGTTGTGTACATGGAATCTTTACTGatagagtgcaattccatgaaaagcggtgtatggtccaAAATTCAAATAATGGACTAGCCATAAAAAAGAAAGCAATTGGTCCCTTTTGCGTCGCAGGATTACCTTTCGAAAAAATAACAAGATTGCACACTTCGCTTTAATAACGATCACTATTTATAGCTAAATGCACAACAGATATATAACTTCAATATTTAAAGAATGCATATGTACCAAGCTGACATTTTGTACGAAATAAGAATTTTATGTCCAGTTGTCACAGCAGGCTTATTTCTAACCTCAATCAATAAACTTTCAGTCTATACCATGTG from the Mercenaria mercenaria strain notata unplaced genomic scaffold, MADL_Memer_1 contig_131, whole genome shotgun sequence genome contains:
- the LOC128551612 gene encoding heat shock 70 kDa protein 12B-like, giving the protein IMMDAKEEMEKSFKEDKYNWEPRLVVAVDFGTSGTGFAFQLRNDYEANHHKMYYDSYLSRNNNRKNSTAVLISKDFSNSYFGVQAEDLYRRSKDPTKWYFFRHFKMQMYRDKNHQDICSGTKLKDVNGNLLPAETVFGESLKCLIAEVYEMLEKANINILEHFTKWVITVPAIWNDGAKAVMRNAAALAGIKSRYLTIALEPEAAVIYYAMTDERPNEPSGSVDQKMFARPGFTYMVADIGAGTSDITTIRITENGKMKRIHEAVGGPAVGETMDRRLIEIVADLFGEKIWKKFANERSRHYAKFRESVENAKIELEYDKFLDFFDDNVMLTMPEGVLWELAKEMEEEDLAVAIEKRGKRLVNGRLKFADGNLCFDVDFVRKIMLESVAEVLKYIKNVIESEKGDGQLINAVILVGGFALSEFIFKAIQNYIDDVRVMRPLHCSMAVLRGAVLFGQNESLLNVRIGIACNKPFVRGDPKERKVKYDGKICVKDHFSKQVTRGQEVQVNEWTESIECLYPLIVDMFLLL